The genomic window GGGGCGGAAGCAACCGTCTCGGTGCCGGCGACCGCTGGCGATGTCGCGGTGGATGGCGGCGCAGGATCGGGGGCCGAGGCGGGCCGAAGAAACATCCACCAGATCGCCAGGGCCAGCAAACCCGGCAGGACCGTGGACAACACGGTTTTCGCAACTGGAAGCCAAGCGGGCTTGGGGGAACGCGGTGGTGTCGACGGGGCAACCGCGATTGCCGGTGCGGCGTCGAACGGCGGGGTGTCAAGCGGCGGAGGAGAAACCTCGGGCGGCGCGGGAATCGCCGGAGAATCGGTGGCCGCCGCTACGGGCGGGCGGGCCGCCGGGGCAACCGAGCGGGGGCGGTCAGCATCAAACGCCCGCCCGGCACGGCGCAGCAGATCTTGCACGTCGACCGCCAGTGATCCCAAGAATACCTGGCTGGTAGACAGTAACATCGCCGCGGCAACTCGGCGATCCAGTCCTGAATCGATGAACAAACCGTTGCGGCTGTCCAGGTCGCGAATGACGATCGTCTGTTGCGGTCCCACGATCAGCAAGGCATGCTTGCCGGAGATCAAGGCATCGTCCAGGACGATGTCGTTGTCGCCGGCTCGACCAATGGATAGCTGCGCCACGGCGCCGGATTCGCTGGGCCACGGTAGGCGTACATCGGGCACCAACCACAGCGACTCGTCTGGAGAAATCGTGCGGGATTGGTCAAACCAATCGATTCGATCCGCCGTTTCAGTTTCGATGCCCACGGTGCCCTGCCGCGGAACAACAGACCACACCCCATGGCGACACCGGATCACACAATGGCAATCCCGCACGTCCGTCGCTTCCACTACCACGTCGTTTTCGCGTGCGCGGCCCACGGTCCATTGCTGGGGTTGGGCTTCGGACGTCATGGCGTTGCTCTCGGCATTGCGGGCGGTTCTGGCAATCGAAACAGGAACCTTTGCTCTCCTAACATAAAGT from Roseimaritima ulvae includes these protein-coding regions:
- a CDS encoding FHA domain-containing protein, producing the protein MTSEAQPQQWTVGRARENDVVVEATDVRDCHCVIRCRHGVWSVVPRQGTVGIETETADRIDWFDQSRTISPDESLWLVPDVRLPWPSESGAVAQLSIGRAGDNDIVLDDALISGKHALLIVGPQQTIVIRDLDSRNGLFIDSGLDRRVAAAMLLSTSQVFLGSLAVDVQDLLRRAGRAFDADRPRSVAPAARPPVAAATDSPAIPAPPEVSPPPLDTPPFDAAPAIAVAPSTPPRSPKPAWLPVAKTVLSTVLPGLLALAIWWMFLRPASAPDPAPPSTATSPAVAGTETVASAPAVASPSDAVEGEPSSATTAAIKPMRPDTDPRDSLYWILVRHRDSGDQFRLGTGVAVASDRVLTTASIISSIEEMRADGYVDPSVVQVATGQPRKSQAQHISDEFQKRSQVAAQLVAEYDRLLQQLESESDNAAELRETIDKQAKLVNVAMAATAAVDVGWLQVDPLPDFLTIDPTHTYRPSQRVSSLSAGFDIHDPFWDAVAAPDIQQLAYQVQSVGASLRGIPDALKLRAVASGEKNHHLIGSPLIHDNRLIGMIVFQDHPAGQFEAISGPVLELTQESPTTTPPAFNSPARQ